The Cryptomeria japonica chromosome 2, Sugi_1.0, whole genome shotgun sequence region CTACCAAAGTAATAATCAATATCacaaaataataatgataaaatgAAAGCCAAGTCTATTCAACACAATATTAATCATTCAAAGTAATAATCAATATCacaaaataataaatgataaaatgaAAACCAAGTCTATTCAAGACAatattaaacattcaaaacattagTAATTAGATGAAGTTTAATCAATACATTTCCATCAAGAGAGAGAGATGGCACGTTGGTCCTAACTTAGTGTTATCATGCAAATCACCAACAATAATCAAGATCTTAGCAAAATGAAAAGAGagaaaatagaaatataataacataGTTGTAACCAAAAAATAATGTTTTGAATTCAATCAAGAATTGAATTAAAACCATACATCGAAATCCATTATTATTAGATCATAAAATGTAAGTAATAACATAAGAAATAAGTGAGAAGGTTAAATACTGTAGTACTCGAAACATCATAAGTCAATTATTATAAGAGAATATCAAATATAGAGATCATTTTCTCTCATTCTAATTCAATATTTAATTTCTTATCTTAATAAAGATTACTTTTAATCAACATCAACTTAAAACTAATTCACGTGTCCAAAAATGCAAACTCCTCTTATGGTTCATAAAGATGCCTCATTTGCATAAATAAACTAAATAATCACCAAGTCACATAGTTACTAATAGAACCCATAATTCGAGATTATAAGACTAGTAGCCACAAAACCAATTGGAATAATTTTGTTAGTGTCATTCTATAAGAACTTTCTATAATTCACTTAATTATGTAATGAGGTTATCATGTAATAAGATAAAATATCACAAAGCAACATACTCGTTGTCCTTAATGGTTGATATATTTCAATCTCTAAAATTATTTATGATCACTATTCTTTATTACCCGAGATCTTTGACTAAGGAATATAGTCTTTGTTTTCTAAATACATCACACTACCTTTAAGGTTAGAGGATTAGTAAAAATGATATTACAATCAAGATAATTATATTGGTGAATTGAGTAAAAAATCTATTTATTAAGATACAGCCAGTCAATCATGTAAATATGTCTCATTCTCGAAATTAACTAAAAAGAGGCTAGTTTAGTTTAGCTCAAATATGAATTCAATTCATCAATCACTATCAACAAGGAATGTTATATGCTTCAACCATTAGTGTTATTCACAATTTCAAATTTAGTTACCATATGTTTATGAGTAACTAAATTTTGAAGGGATTGTCAAAGAAGATGACTTGCATCTATGAATGTTTAAACTAAAGTATAAATGAAGTCCCCACAAATGTATATGCAAGGTGGTATCAAAGAAAACTAACTTTATAGAGAAAGCTCAACCATAAGAAAGCATTGAGGAAGTGAATAAGGACACCCTTGAATATTTGAGGTCATCCTAAGAAAGGTTTAGATAATTGAGGAGATATGAATTATCAAGGTCTAGTTTTCTAGGTATTTTCTATATCACAAATAACTATATTTTTGGAGTGGAATTTTCTAGATTTCTTCAATCTTTTTTTGATGATGTAGAGAAGTTCAACTTTCAATCGTCGAGCTAGAAGTTATGACCTTTCAAAGAGGGTGTAAAAATTAACACTAGATTAAATGAATTCAGATTTTCTGTCAAGGTTTGGGGATTAGAGTTTCACTTTACCTTGTTCACAAAATAAAGGAAACTAAAAAAGAGGAAGCCCGAAGTTTGATGTTCAaagggctagatttgggttttgGGGTTTTACGGTTTTCATTTAACCATTactaaacataaaagaaaatgacaAAGAGGAAGTTCAAAGTTTTAAGTCTTGACAACTTGAAACTAAGCCCAACAAACATGGAACCTCTAAAGTCTAAAGTTCGAAAGCTTGGGAACTCCAAAATTCAAAAAGTCTTCATTGGGGATTGAGGGTTGGGTATTTGGCTTACCTAGTTCGCTAACTAGTCAAAATTGAAATAGTGAAAACTTGATACTCAATGTCCAAAAATGCAAGTCCGAAAGTTACCTTTTGGGTGTTGGGGATTAGGGATAAGCCTTCCCACTTTCTACAAAAAGATTAAATGTTAAGGTGAATGTCCGATGTTTGATGCCCAACACACTTACAAAAATTTAGTGAAGAAAAAAGGCTTTTGGAATTCAAGAGTTGGGTTTTGATCTTACCTTTCTTGCACAGTTAACAAATTTCACAAAACCTAAAACACTtacattattttctctttttttaattGTAAAAATGAATTTTGAGAGAGATTGTTGCTACAAATAAGAGATTCATTTTAAGCCCAAACAAATGTTCCTAAAATTCATTTTAACCAACTACAACATTCAAGATCAAAAGAAAATGCACAAAATCTTTGTGCTTGGTGCCAACACCAAGGCATGCAACTAAACTAATCCATTCTCATTTATTTGAATTCCAATTCTCTCTTCAACAAAGATCTAATAAATATCATTACGAGTTACATCTGTATAGAACTCAAATGTCTTAGAATTATATAATCTCATGAATTGAACTAACGAgaatgcataaagaaatgatgagtGACTGGTGTCCAATACTACCTTCGATCCCCAATGGTCGTTACCacaccacctaaccatgtggaacccatAGGCCAAGGTGACTGTAAAATTACACATATCTTGGAATTGAGGAAAGGCACATCTCCAAATGGAAAAAAACTGGCTCGTTAATAAATGAGATTTACAAACGCTGGGGAGTTTCAACAACTATGCACGTTGTCAGACAATCAGGCATAGGAGAAGTCATATGAGTTGGCATTTGCTGTGTCCCGGAAGGAAATGTTCGAGCCGCCTTTAGAAAATACTGAGAAAAACTTGACAGACTCAAATACAtgtaaaaaaattcaaactttcaCTGTCAAGTAGAAGAATTTTGTTTACTTTCTTTAAGCCTCTGCATTTGAACACAGTTCAGGGAAACACCCTTGTCTAGATAGTTTTCTTCCCTTTGATTTGTATGAAGTTATATTAGAAGGCAGCTTTGGGTTTGAAGTCTAATCTGACAATTGTTTCACTTTAATTTAATTTGGATGTTcagatttatacatgtttagaatagaatttcaaaaattgCAACCATGTGTGTGAGAGAATAGCCCCTCTACTGCAGAAAGTTAGACATTTTTCATTTTTGTGTAACTGCCAATTAATCCAGAAGTTCCAATAATTGGTAAAAGGCCTCCACGACTCTTCCTCTTTTGCCCGAGACAACCTTTGCTTTTGTTAATCTATCACATACACGTTTGGAATAACATAAACTTACCACTTTGCTCTCCTTGTTATTTTTCTGCATATGACAGGAAACGGTATCGAAACCTTCTTCGAATGGAATGTTGTCTTCATCGAACAGATCCTCTTCCTCCACATAACACAAAACGGCATCTAAACCTTCCTCAAATAGAATCTTGTCTACATCGGACGGCTCCTCCACCTCCATCACCGCAAGATCAGGAAACTCCAAAGAATTTACAATTGGCTCTACCAAGTACCAAATGGATCACGCTGCCTTGTAACCACATGTAGCTTGGAAATTCCTGCAAAACGTATTGTTTGCAAAACATTCAGTCCTAAACATGAACATTTACATAATAATCCCAAAAATTCTGAATTCATAAAAGTTTTTAAGTTACCTTCCCCTTTATAGACTGAATACAAGGTTTCACAGCTGATATAGTCTCACATTTGAGCTCTAGTCTTTCCAATCGTTCCACTTTCTCCAAACTATGTATACCTTGGCGTGTGTCTGCTCTCACTATCTTTAATGATTTGGCGTGTTCCAAACCTAGTATTTTCTCAACTTTGGGGCATCTCCATAGTTCAAATGTGTTCAGTGAAGCCAAATCTGCCAAGCTTGGGAGTTCTTCTATCTGTAGGCAGTCATGTATTTGCACTTTCTCAAGTTGAATGAGACCACTAATACACCTGATGTTCCTCAGCAAATTGCAAGTGTGTATTCTTAGAATTTTGAGCGACACTGGTAGCAAATCTACACCTCTTAACTTGATACAACCTTTTAAATATAACTTAGTCAAACACGTTTGATTGATGATTTGATGAGGCAAATCTTCCATTTCCTTGCAACCGCTAAGGTTCAACTCCTTGAGCTTCCTGATGTTTTCCAGGACATCTAATCTCAATTTAAGCTTTGAACAACCTGATAAATCTAGAATTTCTAAGTGTATCAGCTGCTTGAAAGAATCTGGTAAAGTGCTCAACTGCTTGCAAGACTGCAGAGTTATATTTCTCAAGCTTTTTAAATTGCCAAAATCAAAAGGTAGTGAAGATAGCATTTCACAACCTGATAAATCTAAATCTTTGAGGTGAATCAGCTGCTTGAAAGAATCTGGAAAAGTGCTCAGCTGCTTGCAATTCCTCATACTTATATTTCTTAAGCTTGTTAAATTGCCAAAATCAGCAGGTAGTGAAGATAACCTTACACAAAATGATAAATCTAGAACGTTCAGATTTATCAGTTGACTGAAAAAATCAGGTAAATTGCTCAATTTCTTCCAATAGGAAAGATATAAATATTTCAAGCTTGTTAAATTGCCAAAATCAATAGGAAGTGAAGATAGCATTTCACAACTTGATAAATTTAAATTTTCGAGGTGAATCAGCTGCTTGAAAGAATCTGGTAAAATGCTCAACCTCTCGCAAGACTGTAGATTAATCTTCCGCAAGTTTATTAAATTGCCAAAACCAACAGGTAATGCAGataacatatcacaaaatgataaATTTAAAACTTCCAGATTTATCAGTTGACTGAAAGAATCGGGCAACATGCTCAACTGCTCGCAAAACTGTAGAGATATATTTCTTAAGCTTGTTAAATTGCCAAAACCAGCAGGTAGCGAAGATAGCACTGGAGAGAGTAATTGCAAAAACACCAGTGAACGGAGGTCACAGAACTCTTCTGACAAACTGCTACCATGAAAAGCAACTTCAAGCTTTTTCAGATACCGAAGATGTCCTATTGACCTTGGAAGCCTTTGCAATTTTCGGTTACCCCATATAATAAGCTCTCTCAATTGCAAAGGAGGCTGCAGGAAAACATTATTATATTCGATTCGATTCAGAAAACCATGAACTACAAACAAGTTTTGAAGTAATCTTCTTGAATCACGAAAGCAAAATACTTACATCTGCATTGTCCTGCCACAATTCTTCCAACTCTTCAGCTCCACGAAGCTCTAAAACCCTTAGATTTTTTAATGTAAGCCATGATGGAAGATTTCGTAGACAAAAACCTTCCCAGCGAAGCCATACAAGGTCTTTTGATAATGATGCAAATTCTTCCGTAAACTCATTTCCTTCAACGAAAAGAATTTGTAATACATTTGAGAATCTATGTCGTTTAGATTGTCTGCTTGAGTTTCCCATTAACCAATGCGTATACTCTTTGAATGCCACAAAAACATTTGCAGGTTGTATCCCTCGAATTGCTTTTCTTATCTGTGTAAAATAAATAGACATACATAGTGTTTCAATCAAACTCACTGAACTTGAAGAGGCAGACAGAAAGACAAGCGAACATAGGAAATAAACCCTTTATTCATCTAGTTATTTGCATCTAACAAAAACATAGAATGTGGGAGCCAATATCAATCTCACCTTGGAATGTTTCTTCAGGTTATCAATCTGCTGTGGACACCAAAGACGGTATGGTAACTGTCTACTTGCAATCTCTCTTCCCATATCCCTATGCTGATCATGCATCCGTATTATTCTCTTTACAGGGGAATTGTTGAACACTTCCTCCTCAACCAGCTCCACAAGACACTTATTCATGAGTGTTTCTAATCCATGTAAACCACTCCGACCTGATTCCATCCCACACTGCTATTGCCCTGCTTTTCTCTTCTCCTATGAAAAAACAAGCTACATCTAACAAcatttttctctcttcttcatcgAGCGCATTGTAGCTAATTTGTAGCGTTTGTTTAATTTCGCCAGGCAAAATTCTTAAGATTTTATGTAATTGGGATTCCCAGTAATCTTTGGACTTTCTGCCATATAACTGTGCACCCAATACCTTGAGTGACAGAGGCAAACCATTGCAAGCCTTCAAGAACTCTTCAACCAGAGTTTCAAATTCGACGGGTGGAAAGGGTTGCAAGAAAGCATGCCAGCAGAATAGCTGCTTGGCGTGTGGCTTGGCAAGTGCTGGCATATTATAAATGCAGGAGAGACCCCATGATTTAAGGACACCCAATTCTCGGGTCGTTACAATGACCATGCTATTGGATCCAAGGTTGTGTTTATTTGGCAGTAAAGAATTCAGCTGGTCGATGTGATCCACGTCATCCAAAACAATGAGCGCCCCATGACCGCTCAAACGATTTGCAAGAATGACCTTGCCTTCATCTACATTGTCGAACTGCAAATGATGGACCCCGAGGTCAGCCAGAAGCTTTTTCTGTTTCTCACACAGAGCATTTCTTGACGCTGCATCTCGTACATCAAAAACAAAACTGCATCTCTCAAAGGACGAAAAATTTATGTTGTACAACTCTTTGGCCAATGTGGTTTTACCACTGCCTCCCATGCCCTCGATCCCCGTGATTTTTAATTTATCTTTTGTTGCAACCAATTCAAAGCCTTCAACCAGCTAATCCAATCCAAGTGGATGCTCGGCTACCCATAACGGGACTTTCTTCATGATTTGAAGTAAACGATTCACAATACTCTTCAAAACCGTGGCCTCGTCCCTAAACATTTTAAcccaaaacaaaattcaaaacagAGCACATTATTATTGCTTAAACACCAGAGTCACAGAGTGGAAGCCATGGGTGAGATGTAACACTTGTCTATAGAAGAAACAGAGAAAATATTACATACTCATTATTGTTGACCGCGTAGCCGTATAGGAATGAACTGTCGCAGAGTGCCCTTTTCCACACATCAAGCTTTTCGGTTGTGTATCTGCCCTTCTTTTCATGCTCTGAAAATGCCAGGGCATATATTCCTTTTCCCTGCTCAATATATCTGAGATCGGAGGGCTCCACATGATAGAAAATGGGAATGATTTTCCCAACAGATTTGAGCATGAAAGATAGCTCAGCCAAACACCATGGGGAGTGGGCGTAGTTGGGGGAAAAAATAGCAATGTGAAGCGTAGCACTAGCTATGGCGTGTTTGTAATTCCGGTGGAATACAATCACCAGCTTGAAGGGCTTCCTTATCTAGAAAAACGTGGAATCCCATGGAATGAAGTTTGTCGTAGATGGTAGTGGCTAAAGTGTGTTTCACATCACGGCCATAATGATTGATAAAGATGTCCCAGGGCTCAGTAGATTTAGATGCAGGATAATAAGGTGCAAGCTCATCGAAGGCGTTTTCTTGTTGAATTTGATTCTGCGTGGCTGTGGAAGAGGAAGAAGCCATGTCCATGTCCATTGAATTAAACTGAACTGAACAGAGAGAAGAAAGAAAAAGGGGTTTCAAGGCACACAAAAAAAGGGAAAAACTGATACAGTTTTGACGCAAATGAGCATTCAAAGTAAGAGCGCCCGCACCTTGCTTTTAAGAGGACGCCAATTTTTTaacaaataaaacaattaaaaattcCATTCAACATGGAAGTATATAGGAAATGAAATTGATAAGACAAAAACAAAAGCCTGGTCTTGGACGATGATGGATTAACCTCGCTCACTCCGTCATTCTCCTGTATCATGAACAAAGTAACATCCGTCCAAAATGAGCGAGTTTTTCTCGAGGGATTGGAGCAGATAAATTCTTCTCACCTTTTTTCTAATGTATGTCTACATCAATTTAACAATGTGATTGAAAATGTTTTACATAGCAAAATGTCTCACTTGTCCATATTTCAATAACGGCTGTTTTCTTGTCTATTTAACCCTACAATAATTTTTGCAATACAatcaatagaatttttttttaagtctTAATAAAATTTGCAAATGTTCTAATATATGTTTACATGTCAATTTGTAGTTGATCAATGAAAACGTGcaattatatttctaaaataagACAAGTTGTTCTAATATACTCACTTTCATAATTGTTGTAAGTTTTTTATGTTTACAATAACCACCCACTTAAATAAGGTACAAAACTCAAAACAAATTATATATACACATCTTCATGCACACTAATTGGTTCCTAATCTACCATAAATTCAAGCTCTTATCAACTTGATGGGTTGTCAAATGCACATAATCTCATACTTCCTCTCAACTAAATATGGATTAACTCTATTTACTATGAGGACTTGCATAAACAATAAATGGTGTAAGGATCCcttatcaaacatcaaacaaaataTAATTCATAATGTAGTCATATCATCATTGAATTCATATAGAAATGACAACTACAAATTTAGATGATCAAATCCTACTTaaattaattcaaatttcaaactcaacAACATAACAATCAGAATAAAGCattcatttttcaaatttgaattcaaatcataagaggaaAAATAGGTTGCCTCATTTTTACAACACGGTAGACAATCAATTGCATCCATGTTTTCTACTAATATCGTTTGCAATACACTCAACATCAGTTTCGTCCAAGATTTCTACTAATATCCTCTACAATATATAGAGAGCATCTCCAGGAATCCTCTCCACATTCCTCAACTATCCACACATCTTCAGGTTGGTACACCataattgttaggtccaacaatgaaagctaatgtactgagaggggaggggtgaatcagtacttcaaaacttttcttcaaaaacaatcttactgataaacataaattgtacactgttgatctcataatataaagctaacacataattatagaaataacattcatacacatttcactccataacacaaatattttggttacgcagaaactctttgttagagagaaaaactgcggtggggatgacacccacaacttcactactgcaataataaaggttgctcggttagagctacatgtttagctatttctgatagcttaccctgttaggaggatcaagatctttagatctaccttgctaaaggatttcacaacacttatacaaaatgatgcacctggttaaaggctttacaatttatagactttgttagagtcttttaccctgttaaaggtttctattacaactcaaatgattcaataaaatctttacaaatatctgcaactttacatctgaaatgttatagcagattctatgtgctcaatatgaaattaccttgctcatagcgtacctcggtaattgataaatcaactcagtaaacccttatgtttactctgtcccttaaactgttctctgaagactttctcggtgacctctgaatatctctatcagtcgtaacagtcacaactcaatgtgtcctcttacgattttccttttaactcttctatcacacatgtctctctcctaatttgattctcaaatcactctgtataaatagatctctgggacggtgatttgttcatgcttcgatcttacaaacaagattcatcgaatgaataaacatagaaattatttaattggataaacttcctcaaaatcatacaaaatcttgaagtgcaatttcctatgtgataacggttccctgttcctcgattcttgtaacacgtttccacatatgtgatccaggttcattgaatctggtaacaagtTTCTACTTGGTTtagattactcggtataccttctttgctgctcggtagacatagaacgttactcggtagacagctcggtgtatacttaactctgtgactcctttcttctgtaaccgactgctttagtgcttaccgactaaatatttcggtagtattaaccgactagagtatataggatgactttggacataaaagtaatgacaacttagtaaataataacaataatttCATTGCATTATATCAACATATGTTCTTTTCTAAATGACTACATACATACAAAGTGAAATATAGTTATTTAATTATGTTTCCATAATTAGAAAGATTATGACAAAGGTgggtttaatatatattatttgtcaataatacatacaaacatataatatttttttgtacaaatatatatagtgGAAAATCTTAATATATACTCTATATATTCACATTTCTATGTAgggttctaattttaatctctaTTATAAATTTAGGGTTGTCTTTTTTTATGGGTTTAATTAATAAAACCCTCATTTATATTCATGAATTTATGTATATATTTGTTGTTTCTCTTGTCAACTACACATAACAACTTACATATtcaatatcatatatatatatatatatttgtcatgTATGCGTGTAAGCTTTTTACTTATATTTGTGATGCTTGTCTTACCAAAGAACACAACATCATTTATAATCAttatcatatgtgtgtgtatgtggaaGTCTTTTAGTTATATTTGTGACGAACTTGGCTTATCAAAGAACACAACACCATCCATAATCATTATATATATTGGCGATTTGATTTATAACTTGTATATATTGTTGTGTTCATTTTGTGGGGATCAGTTTTAACTAGACTTATAAATTCAAAGTTCTCTTTTTACTATGGGTAAAATTTCAAAAACCCTCAATCATACTCATGAAGCTATGTATATATGTGTCATTTTGCTTACCAATTGAACACAAATATGCTACTATTAAAAATGTCTTCACTATTTACAAGTATAACTAGCTATTCCATTATGTTACTCAAACAAAAACTAcaattcaatcatttattttcatttttcatcATCGATCGTTTTTGGCCAATTGCAATCTCCATCATACAATATGCTTGCAAGATACTCTCCAAGTTTTCAAGTAGTGTCAAGCTACCGTTTGTCCTTTAAGTTTATAGACAACTATACTTGTGAGTCAAGTGCAATCCGCATAGAGGTTCATTCTCATTACCCCATTGTCGTCTTTAGGGTGATATAATCAAAAGAGCATGTATAGTCTAATACCTTCTATAATTGTGTAAATTTGGAATTAGGATTTTAattaataaaaccactaactaaattaaccatacattgaaagaagggagtaaatccaatagatctagccacaattttaTTAGAAAATGGGCTAAGTATACTTATTTGATTTACCAATTTTGTGTGGTGGAGTCTTCTTCTTTCTTAGTTGAAAATTGGATGATAATtgtaaaattagggtaaaagtatgaATAATTGAAGTCAACTATAAAAAATGGACTGCTACAGATATCCCATGAAGCCATAAACTGAGATATgggtaaaataagatatttaaaacCTATTCCTAGAAGTTTGATTTGAGTTTTCGGAACTAGGTAGTACGAATCGCCCTAGTCCTCTGAATTTTCCTTTGTCAAAAgttgtattggcatattgttggcataactgatgaagataataatggagagattattggcatattgttg contains the following coding sequences:
- the LOC131070219 gene encoding disease resistance protein Roq1-like; translated protein: MGGSGKTTLAKELYNINFSSFERCSFVFDVRDAASRNALCEKQKKLLADLGVHHLQFDNVDEGKVILANRLSGHGALIVLDDVDHIDQLNSLLPNKHNLGSNSMVIVTTRELGVLKSWGLSCIYNMPALAKPHAKQLFCWHAFLQPFPPVEFETLVEEFLKACNGLPLSLKEKRKAGQ
- the LOC131070232 gene encoding disease resistance protein RPV1, with the protein product MESGRSGLHGLETLMNKCLVELVEEEVFNNSPVKRIIRMHDQHRDMGREIASRQLPYRLWCPQQIDNLKKHSKIRKAIRGIQPANVFVAFKEYTHWLMGNSSRQSKRHRFSNVLQILFVEGNEFTEEFASLSKDLVWLRWEGFCLRNLPSWLTLKNLRVLELRGAEELEELWQDNADPPLQLRELIIWGNRKLQRLPRSIGHLRYLKKLEVAFHGSSLSEEFCDLRSLVFLQLLSPVLSSLPAGFGNLTSLRNISLQFCEQLSMLPDSFSQLINLEVLNLSFCDMLSALPVGFGNLINLRKINLQSCERLSILPDSFKQLIHLENLNLSSCEMLSSLPIDFGNLTSLKYLYLSYWKKLSNLPDFFSQLINLNVLDLSFCVRLSSLPADFGNLTSLRNISMRNCKQLSTFPDSFKQLIHLKDLDLSGCEMLSSLPFDFGNLKSLRNITLQSCKQLSTLPDSFKQLIHLEILDLSGCSKLKLRLDVLENIRKLKELNLSGCKEMEDLPHQIINQTCLTKLYLKGCIKLRGVDLLPVSLKILRIHTCNLLRNIRCISGLIQLEKVQIHDCLQIEELPSLADLASLNTFELWRCPKVEKILGLEHAKSLKIVRADTRQGIHSLEKVERLERLELKCETISAVKPCIQSIKGKEFPSYMWLQGSVIHLVLGRANCKFFGVS